Proteins from one Elgaria multicarinata webbii isolate HBS135686 ecotype San Diego chromosome 3, rElgMul1.1.pri, whole genome shotgun sequence genomic window:
- the LOC134393949 gene encoding olfactory receptor 13H1-like, with protein MAFSRKAILRGKVGQPVWLRVVSFTDLIIANNILPEVLFNCFIYRPTISFSRCLSQMYLGVLLVSTECTILAVMAYDRFAAVCQPLRYLQIMSWRFCIGLVAASVSLSFLMTLIAGLLRPTDFCGRHTINHFACELQSFLKLACSDTHISELFMHNSSLFLLIPPFGFIVVTYGRIGLAVVRIRSTQGCSKAFSTCSSHLAVVTVFYGTIMMMYLSPQGKSVSEKDKVISLMYGTLTPTLNLLIYSLRNKDAKGAFWKLVGRKISM; from the exons ATGGCTTTTTCTAGAAAAGCCATCTTGAGGGggaaggt tggacagccggtttggctgagagtGGTTTCCTTTACAGACCTCATAATTGCTAACAATATACTTCCTGAGGTCTTATTCAACTGCTTCATTTACAGGCCCACCATTTCCTTCTCTAGATGCTTGTCCCAGATGTATCTTGGTGTGTTACTTGTCTCAACAGAGTGCACCATCCTTGCTGTCATGGCATATGATCGCTTTGCAGCTGTATGCCAGCCACTACGCTACCTGCAGATCATGAGCTGGAGATTTTGCATTGGTCTGGTGGCTGCATCTGTGTCCCTTTCTTTCCTGATGACTCTAATCGCAGGGCTCTTGCGGCCTACTGACTTCTGTGGGCGACACACCATTAACCATTTTGCATGTGAGCTGCAGTCATTCCTCAAATTGGCTTGCTCTGACACACACATTAGTGAGCTCTTCATGCACAATTCCAGCCTCTTTCTCTTAATACCACCCTTTGGCTTCATAGTTGTGACATATGGGCGCATAGGCCTGGCTGTAGTGCGCATCCGCTCGACACAGGGCTGCAGCAAAGCCTTCTCCACATGCAGCTCTCACCTTGCTGTGGTCACTGTCTTTTATGGGACAATCATGATGATGTACTTGAGCCCACAAGGGAAATCTGTTTCTGAAAAGGACAAGGTCATATCTTTAATGTATGGGACTCTAACTCCCACCCTAAATCTTCTGATTTACAGCCTGAGAAATAAGGATGCGAAGGGAGCATTCTGGAAACTGGTTGGAAGGAAAATATCAATGTGA